A region from the Paludicola sp. MB14-C6 genome encodes:
- a CDS encoding ATPase, T2SS/T4P/T4SS family, translating into MSDFSKYLSPLVDESSIHKEPIKYAEIFDYVQKQIINKHLNDLNSALKNNDFDSEETLKKLIKEKISEIDDQCSNLVDDIYNDMTSFGFLNKYFADKENIEEININCIGDGTKESPGCIIIEYCNGKKVFINEHFHSIKQGVDVLKRMLQKSDEVLDNMSPMKVTYLGDNIRLSIAQPPICNASDGIVASIRFTHPKKFTKTETIKVGTLTKSSFNKLEAFINNGVSIAFSGDTGSGKTTLMNTVLSKVRYDTRLVTLEDGTHDFDLKQYDEHGRIINDVVHLYTRPHPTAQLNIRLEELLDFILRFHPKVICVGEMVSEEAFIAQETARTGHTVITSLHSISATDAYERMYTLALRKYELPKNELLELIVKAFPISVQMNKYQDGKRRVEQIVEAVSVENGKVKFNVIDQFIVTDNMKDADGNIIKVIGHFENVNNISDNLKNKLIRKGMSLNEIDEIFGGENVDELENVY; encoded by the coding sequence ATGAGTGATTTTTCCAAGTACCTCTCTCCTTTAGTCGATGAGAGCAGCATACACAAAGAACCAATTAAATACGCTGAAATATTTGATTATGTTCAAAAGCAAATAATCAATAAACACTTAAATGATTTAAATTCTGCATTGAAAAATAACGATTTTGACAGTGAAGAAACACTAAAGAAGTTAATCAAAGAAAAAATATCTGAAATAGATGATCAATGTAGCAACTTAGTTGATGATATTTATAACGATATGACTTCTTTCGGTTTTCTTAATAAGTACTTTGCTGATAAAGAAAACATCGAAGAAATTAACATCAACTGTATCGGTGACGGGACGAAAGAGTCACCAGGATGTATTATCATTGAATACTGTAATGGAAAAAAAGTGTTTATCAACGAGCATTTTCATAGCATCAAGCAAGGTGTAGATGTACTAAAACGTATGTTACAGAAATCGGATGAAGTCCTGGATAATATGTCTCCTATGAAAGTTACATATTTAGGTGATAATATTCGTCTTTCCATTGCTCAGCCACCTATATGCAATGCTTCAGATGGTATTGTGGCAAGTATTCGATTTACTCATCCTAAAAAATTCACTAAAACCGAAACTATAAAAGTCGGAACACTTACAAAATCATCATTTAATAAACTAGAAGCATTTATCAACAATGGTGTTTCAATAGCTTTTTCAGGTGATACAGGATCAGGAAAAACTACTTTAATGAATACCGTTTTGTCAAAGGTCAGATATGATACAAGGCTTGTGACATTAGAGGACGGTACACATGACTTTGATTTAAAGCAGTATGATGAACATGGAAGAATCATAAATGACGTGGTACATCTTTATACACGTCCTCATCCAACAGCGCAGCTTAACATTAGACTAGAAGAGCTGCTTGATTTTATATTAAGATTTCACCCTAAAGTAATTTGTGTAGGTGAAATGGTTTCAGAAGAAGCTTTTATCGCCCAAGAGACAGCGAGAACCGGACACACAGTTATTACAAGCTTACATTCTATCTCTGCAACAGATGCATACGAAAGAATGTATACTCTTGCTTTAAGAAAGTACGAGTTGCCTAAGAATGAATTACTTGAATTGATTGTGAAAGCTTTTCCTATTTCAGTACAAATGAATAAATACCAAGATGGTAAACGCCGTGTTGAACAAATTGTTGAAGCTGTAAGCGTTGAAAATGGTAAAGTTAAGTTTAACGTAATTGATCAGTTTATTGTTACTGATAATATGAAAGATGCAGACGGTAACATTATAAAGGTTATTGGGCATTTTGAAAATGTAAACAATATTTCAGATAACCTCAAAAATAAGTTAATACGAAAAGGCATGTCATTAAATGAAATTGATGAAATCTTTGGAGGTGAAAATGTTGATGAGCTTGAAAATGTTTACTAA
- a CDS encoding prepilin peptidase encodes MIIDIMAIGVLFCSAISDLETRIVSNKYTYCLLVLATAKLAVCAINSLWFDMCILISGGLVIFISFLITYFILKRGGGADIKVASSLGLCLGLPNIIFIILVAFVFAIIYLLYRKKHHQISIKETIAYLPFLFIGTVFCYGFLGGIPV; translated from the coding sequence TTGATAATTGACATAATGGCAATAGGTGTTCTTTTCTGTTCTGCAATTTCAGATTTGGAAACTAGAATAGTAAGTAACAAATATACTTATTGCTTGCTGGTACTTGCAACGGCTAAGTTAGCCGTTTGTGCAATCAATTCGCTCTGGTTTGATATGTGCATCTTAATTTCAGGTGGTCTCGTTATATTCATATCATTTTTAATAACGTATTTCATATTAAAGCGTGGCGGTGGCGCAGATATAAAAGTTGCATCGTCATTAGGGCTATGTTTAGGCTTACCTAATATCATATTTATCATATTAGTAGCTTTCGTATTTGCAATTATCTACTTACTGTACAGAAAAAAACACCATCAAATTTCAATAAAAGAAACAATTGCATATTTGCCGTTTCTATTTATAGGAACGGTATTTTGTTATGGATTTTTAGGAGGAATACCCGTATGA
- a CDS encoding ParB/RepB/Spo0J family partition protein, protein MANKLNIPRHVPTPIEAFDQMLGVKNTNHENDIVNIEIDKLIPYPNQRFRLYTKEQLEEFAEDIKVNGVLSPVLVRPHKEQPDYYEILAGRNRTNASKLCGKKEVPCLILDVDDAKAKLVVTNTNLNQRRDLLPSEEAYGYKMQLEALEELGTNCPSVSKIADENNTNRKRIYRYLRLTELIDGLLDLVDDEVIPVVSGVNISFCSVEDQRVLLEFTNLNEINNISLKQSEAIRLLSEENNVSLETIDKVFFKEKIEKPKAIKLSSQKVIELIPVDVDVEDYIIAALKFFKQKGCDSNEA, encoded by the coding sequence ATGGCTAACAAATTAAATATTCCTCGTCATGTGCCTACACCCATTGAAGCATTTGACCAAATGCTTGGAGTTAAAAATACCAACCATGAAAATGATATAGTAAATATTGAAATTGATAAGCTTATCCCCTACCCTAATCAACGTTTTCGACTATACACAAAAGAACAACTAGAGGAATTTGCAGAGGATATAAAAGTTAATGGTGTGCTATCACCTGTTTTAGTTCGACCACATAAAGAGCAGCCTGATTACTATGAAATATTAGCCGGACGAAATAGAACAAACGCTAGTAAACTATGCGGTAAAAAAGAAGTTCCTTGCCTGATCCTTGATGTTGACGATGCAAAAGCAAAACTTGTTGTAACCAACACGAATTTAAATCAGCGCCGTGACTTGTTACCTAGTGAAGAAGCTTATGGCTATAAAATGCAACTTGAAGCGTTAGAAGAGCTTGGGACAAATTGTCCCAGCGTTTCTAAAATAGCTGATGAAAACAATACAAACCGAAAACGCATCTATCGTTATTTACGGTTAACCGAGTTAATTGATGGACTTCTTGATTTAGTAGATGATGAAGTTATACCTGTAGTTTCAGGTGTAAATATTTCTTTCTGTTCCGTTGAGGATCAAAGAGTATTACTTGAATTTACAAATTTAAATGAGATTAACAATATTTCTTTAAAGCAAAGTGAAGCCATCCGCTTACTTAGTGAAGAAAATAATGTATCACTTGAAACTATTGATAAAGTCTTTTTTAAAGAGAAGATAGAAAAACCAAAAGCAATCAAACTTTCATCACAAAAGGTTATTGAACTCATCCCTGTGGATGTTGATGTAGAGGATTATATTATAGCAGCTTTAAAATTTTTTAAACAGAAAGGATGCGACAGCAACGAAGCATAA
- a CDS encoding DUF4320 family protein, which produces MIISILSAAMNGLSLFIQKQSINNMAMELTRCIQINGEVNHTFNELYENMTKNKVEKPVVKIETEYIPNTKKVQLGKSIKITITKEAKFLGVPVTIQGRGVGVSEVYHKT; this is translated from the coding sequence ATGATAATTTCCATTCTTTCAGCTGCAATGAATGGTTTGTCACTTTTCATTCAAAAGCAATCCATTAACAACATGGCAATGGAACTCACACGATGTATACAAATAAATGGTGAAGTAAATCACACATTCAATGAATTGTATGAAAACATGACAAAAAACAAAGTTGAAAAACCAGTAGTTAAGATTGAAACAGAGTACATTCCTAATACAAAAAAAGTACAGCTTGGAAAGTCAATTAAAATTACGATCACAAAAGAAGCTAAATTTTTAGGTGTGCCTGTAACAATTCAAGGTAGAGGGGTTGGAGTCAGTGAAGTATACCACAAAACTTAA
- a CDS encoding DUF6133 family protein: MRQLIFKAEIAKQNIQNKAIEAKNKVVEFIENEEGGEEWIGSAIKIAVIFIISAIILALLIFLFGDSAIGGWMKKTVSNWFPTAGETRPSV; the protein is encoded by the coding sequence ATGAGACAGTTAATTTTTAAAGCAGAAATCGCAAAGCAAAACATTCAAAACAAGGCTATTGAAGCTAAAAACAAGGTAGTTGAGTTCATTGAAAATGAGGAAGGTGGCGAAGAATGGATTGGTTCAGCAATTAAAATCGCAGTTATATTCATTATTTCAGCTATCATTTTAGCTTTACTTATCTTTCTGTTTGGTGACTCAGCAATTGGGGGCTGGATGAAGAAAACAGTTAGTAATTGGTTTCCTACCGCTGGTGAAACCCGACCATCTGTCTAA
- a CDS encoding ParA family protein, whose product MSKIIAIVNQKGGVGKTITALNISAGLAKVGMKVLAIDLDPQGNLSDYLGYVPDGKPTISEVIFQEVSGVRTDSFDFIRRNSEEKIDYIPANKLLAGMVSILGSDNDSQEVIKRILSREPFTSYDYIILDCKPSLDLLVCNALATSNSLVIPVQAELFSYNAVAEVMQTIAKMKSSANPDLNIAGILVTMFRKQTSLSNEVLEALNESYPGLVFDNQISFLSEAGKSTCTHSSLINLKGSRIGQEYLSVVEQLIAKDGANNG is encoded by the coding sequence ATGAGTAAAATAATAGCTATCGTAAATCAAAAAGGTGGAGTTGGTAAAACTATCACAGCATTAAATATATCAGCTGGACTTGCAAAAGTCGGAATGAAAGTACTTGCAATTGACCTGGATCCACAAGGCAATTTGAGTGATTACTTAGGTTATGTTCCTGATGGTAAACCAACGATCAGCGAAGTTATTTTTCAAGAAGTTTCAGGTGTAAGAACAGATAGCTTTGACTTTATTAGAAGAAATAGCGAAGAAAAAATTGACTATATACCAGCCAACAAGCTCTTAGCTGGTATGGTTAGCATACTTGGATCGGATAACGATTCACAGGAAGTAATCAAGCGAATTTTGAGCAGAGAGCCATTTACAAGTTATGATTACATTATTCTTGATTGTAAACCTAGTTTAGATTTACTTGTTTGTAATGCTCTAGCAACTAGCAATAGCCTAGTAATTCCTGTACAAGCTGAATTATTTTCATATAATGCAGTCGCTGAAGTAATGCAAACTATTGCAAAAATGAAAAGCTCTGCTAACCCTGATCTAAACATTGCTGGAATATTAGTAACCATGTTTAGAAAACAGACGTCCCTATCAAACGAAGTATTAGAAGCTTTAAATGAAAGTTATCCTGGTTTAGTATTTGATAACCAAATTTCATTTTTATCTGAAGCGGGTAAAAGCACCTGCACCCATTCAAGTTTAATTAACTTGAAAGGCAGTAGAATCGGACAAGAATATCTAAGTGTTGTAGAGCAACTTATAGCAAAGGACGGTGCAAACAATGGCTAA
- a CDS encoding IS256 family transposase — MEKQPKELLKEYVNSQNFTSTTEVMQAMKEMFKDVLQQVMDSELDEELGYQKSQRIANDDGKSMSKNYRNGYSKKTVKTQLGEVDINVPRDRNGEFEPQIIGKYNRNADGMEEKIIALYSCGMSQRDIAEQVKNLYDVEISDGLVSKITEKIMPEVTAWQNRPLDSVYPFVFMDAIHYKVKENNQFVTKAAYVVLGITLEGNKDILGIWIGENESSKFWLSVMNDLKSRGLQDVYLFCVDGLKGFKEAINAAYPKAHIQRCIIHQIRYSTRYVGYKDIKKLMADLKLVYQAVTEEEALNNLISFKEKWGKSYPSCIKSWEDNWDILSTFFAYPTDVRKIIYTTNIIEGLNRQFRQITKNKPSFQNDDSLKRILYLASKKIVERWTQRCRNWDVVLNQLNIMFSDRIAG, encoded by the coding sequence ATGGAAAAGCAACCGAAAGAGTTATTAAAAGAGTATGTGAACAGCCAAAACTTCACAAGCACAACAGAGGTTATGCAGGCAATGAAAGAGATGTTCAAAGATGTTCTTCAGCAAGTTATGGATAGTGAATTAGACGAAGAATTGGGTTACCAAAAAAGTCAAAGAATAGCGAACGATGACGGAAAAAGCATGTCGAAAAATTATCGAAATGGATATTCAAAGAAAACAGTTAAAACACAACTTGGCGAAGTGGATATTAATGTTCCTCGTGATAGAAACGGTGAATTTGAACCACAAATTATTGGTAAATATAATCGTAATGCTGACGGGATGGAAGAAAAAATTATTGCACTTTACTCTTGTGGCATGTCTCAACGAGATATTGCTGAACAAGTAAAAAATCTTTATGATGTAGAAATTTCAGATGGACTAGTAAGCAAGATAACAGAAAAAATAATGCCGGAAGTAACAGCATGGCAAAACCGTCCACTAGATAGTGTATACCCATTTGTGTTCATGGATGCAATACACTACAAAGTAAAAGAAAACAATCAGTTTGTAACGAAAGCAGCATATGTGGTTTTAGGAATTACACTTGAAGGAAATAAAGATATATTGGGCATTTGGATTGGAGAAAACGAGAGCTCAAAATTCTGGTTGAGCGTTATGAATGACTTGAAATCAAGGGGTTTGCAAGATGTATACCTATTTTGTGTTGACGGTTTAAAAGGTTTTAAAGAAGCAATCAATGCAGCATATCCCAAAGCGCACATTCAACGTTGTATTATACATCAAATTCGATATTCAACACGATATGTAGGATACAAAGATATCAAGAAGTTAATGGCAGATCTAAAACTAGTATATCAAGCTGTTACAGAGGAAGAAGCATTGAATAATCTAATATCATTCAAAGAAAAATGGGGTAAAAGTTATCCTTCTTGCATAAAGAGTTGGGAGGATAACTGGGATATACTATCAACCTTTTTTGCATATCCAACTGATGTAAGGAAAATAATATACACAACTAATATTATTGAGGGATTAAACAGGCAGTTCAGACAAATAACCAAGAACAAACCATCATTTCAAAATGATGATAGTTTAAAAAGGATACTGTATTTAGCTTCAAAGAAAATTGTCGAACGATGGACACAACGTTGTCGAAATTGGGACGTTGTTTTAAACCAATTAAACATCATGTTTTCGGACAGAATCGCTGGATGA
- a CDS encoding MinD/ParA family ATP-binding protein: MAKIISIWGNNGAGKSTVAALLSLFLSQQSKSVILIDTCITTPQLSVWRPYDEVNYSHSINSLMREDNLTLEILSHKLDMVNDNLGILGFIRGETSINSRSNQREDKFLQILEFASSLSDYIIVDCNTNFLDDIYTIKSLELADTTLRVLSPDIKGVVFEQSCLSMLPNSKFKTDKHIRVGGCCKSYHNINLVEGIIGNFDVLLPYCEDIELMNILGKLFEKFNSSQYNQYKTQLLKVMEVVK; encoded by the coding sequence ATGGCTAAAATCATTTCAATTTGGGGCAATAATGGAGCTGGGAAAAGTACTGTAGCTGCATTATTAAGTTTATTTTTATCTCAACAAAGCAAAAGCGTAATTCTAATTGATACATGCATTACTACACCACAGCTCAGCGTTTGGAGACCTTATGATGAAGTAAACTACAGTCATTCCATCAACAGCCTCATGCGTGAAGATAACCTAACGCTAGAAATTCTCTCGCATAAATTAGATATGGTGAATGACAATTTGGGTATATTGGGATTTATACGTGGCGAAACATCAATCAACAGTCGCAGCAATCAAAGAGAAGATAAGTTTTTGCAAATACTAGAGTTTGCATCCAGCCTGTCTGACTACATCATTGTAGATTGTAATACAAACTTTCTTGATGATATCTACACCATTAAATCACTTGAACTTGCAGATACAACTTTGAGAGTGCTATCTCCTGACATTAAAGGTGTCGTATTTGAACAAAGCTGCTTATCTATGCTACCAAATAGTAAATTCAAAACAGATAAGCATATTCGAGTAGGTGGATGCTGTAAAAGCTATCATAACATCAATCTCGTGGAAGGTATCATAGGTAACTTTGATGTTTTACTTCCGTACTGTGAAGACATTGAGCTTATGAACATTCTAGGCAAGTTGTTTGAAAAATTTAATTCAAGTCAGTATAACCAATATAAGACTCAACTTCTTAAAGTCATGGAGGTAGTAAAATGA
- a CDS encoding DUF6133 family protein, translating into MFSKISKLLHNKNGVTSFFQWAIGIAIVFVLGAIILKALSAAFRLEILPSLIEQIKDILTW; encoded by the coding sequence GTGTTTAGTAAAATATCAAAGTTATTACATAACAAAAATGGTGTAACATCATTTTTTCAATGGGCAATCGGTATTGCAATTGTTTTTGTTCTAGGTGCAATAATTTTAAAAGCATTATCAGCCGCTTTTAGGTTAGAGATATTACCATCCCTAATTGAGCAAATAAAAGATATTCTTACATGGTAA
- the cpaB gene encoding Flp pilus assembly protein CpaB, with protein MIKLNLSQFFKKKLVLGLILVLVAVILLATILPLSLKSVQKSYPVVVVKSNIEKGQVITSDMIELSKTTDKNIAKNVAQNTNDVIKKYAAGDIVKNSYIYPNSVSKSALFQDTYNNLTNGYVALSVTFNSLSSSMSGKIQSNDIVTIFATQKSDNEKNKEEYATIPEQLRYVKVIAVTDNKSIDVKKKESSKTDNEETPSIPATATLLVTEQQASVLVALEKNGYLHFGLACRNNEERAATLLKEQQETNNAIAAKIQEGENNG; from the coding sequence ATGATAAAATTAAATCTCTCTCAATTTTTTAAAAAGAAATTAGTTTTAGGTTTAATACTGGTTTTAGTTGCTGTTATCTTACTTGCCACTATATTACCATTATCCTTAAAATCCGTTCAAAAAAGTTATCCTGTAGTTGTTGTAAAATCGAATATAGAAAAAGGTCAAGTTATAACATCAGATATGATAGAACTATCAAAAACAACTGATAAAAACATTGCTAAAAATGTTGCACAAAATACGAATGATGTTATAAAAAAATATGCTGCTGGTGACATAGTTAAAAACAGCTACATATACCCTAATTCAGTATCAAAATCGGCACTCTTTCAAGATACCTATAATAACTTAACGAATGGCTATGTTGCACTATCCGTCACTTTTAATAGTCTATCAAGCAGTATGTCAGGTAAAATACAAAGCAACGATATTGTAACAATCTTTGCTACACAGAAATCCGATAACGAGAAAAACAAAGAAGAGTATGCAACAATACCGGAACAGTTACGATACGTAAAGGTAATTGCCGTCACAGATAACAAGAGTATTGATGTAAAGAAAAAAGAAAGCAGCAAAACTGACAATGAAGAAACGCCAAGCATACCTGCAACAGCTACTTTATTGGTAACCGAACAACAGGCTTCTGTTTTAGTTGCTTTAGAAAAGAATGGCTACTTACATTTTGGATTAGCATGTCGTAATAATGAGGAACGTGCAGCTACTCTATTGAAAGAACAACAAGAAACAAACAACGCTATTGCTGCTAAGATACAAGAGGGTGAAAACAATGGCTAA
- a CDS encoding AbrB/MazE/SpoVT family DNA-binding domain-containing protein, which produces MERKIISISQKRQITIPQKYFEALGFDNEAECIYQNNTLIIRPIKDNIGGEFAEQILADLISQGYSGNELLKQFKIQQSKVCPAIEQIITNAEDAAKGKD; this is translated from the coding sequence ATGGAACGAAAGATTATCAGTATATCACAAAAAAGGCAAATTACTATACCACAAAAATATTTTGAAGCTCTCGGCTTTGATAACGAAGCAGAGTGTATTTATCAAAACAACACTTTAATAATACGTCCAATAAAAGATAACATCGGCGGTGAATTTGCTGAACAGATTTTAGCAGACTTAATTTCCCAAGGCTATAGTGGTAACGAATTGTTAAAGCAGTTTAAAATCCAACAAAGTAAAGTTTGCCCAGCTATTGAGCAAATAATAACCAATGCAGAGGATGCTGCAAAAGGGAAAGACTAA
- a CDS encoding YodL domain-containing protein — MSVIRIYQIISELDLNRQKFMSLKLENESVDSSIYAKVFEGNVGTDNLDQIYLIFNVNHPKDFLGHSLSISDVIEIEGSPKSSFYFCNTFGFLEINFDTTKVSNAQLIKTVIVEADKPPYEKYLLNDERAFLIELGNKVEKMQSHDNLCCYYNKDKNLFVASGEEGSYVSLNSLQAKQIKEQFHSRLNEEIKSQAASHTLQMY; from the coding sequence ATGAGTGTAATCAGAATATATCAAATCATATCAGAGTTAGATCTGAATAGACAGAAATTCATGAGTTTAAAACTAGAAAATGAATCTGTTGATTCATCTATTTATGCTAAGGTATTTGAGGGCAATGTGGGCACGGATAACTTGGATCAAATTTATTTAATTTTTAATGTTAACCATCCTAAAGACTTTTTAGGACATTCCCTATCCATTTCAGATGTTATAGAAATTGAAGGCTCTCCAAAGAGCTCTTTTTATTTCTGTAATACATTTGGCTTTTTAGAAATTAACTTTGATACTACTAAAGTCAGTAATGCTCAACTAATTAAAACAGTAATTGTTGAAGCTGACAAGCCACCATATGAAAAATACCTATTAAATGATGAGCGAGCATTTTTAATTGAATTAGGAAACAAAGTTGAAAAAATGCAAAGTCATGATAACCTTTGTTGTTATTACAACAAAGATAAAAATTTGTTTGTAGCTTCCGGTGAAGAAGGTAGCTATGTTTCATTAAATTCTTTACAGGCTAAACAGATAAAAGAACAATTCCACTCTCGATTGAATGAAGAAATCAAGTCACAGGCTGCATCACACACATTACAAATGTACTAG